Genomic segment of Gemmatimonadota bacterium:
TGATACGGCTGTATGAGCCCCAGGCCGGGACCATCTGCCTGGACGGTCGTGACGTGAGGGAGTTGGACCTGGTCTGGTTGCGTCAACATGTGGTCGTCATCGGCCACGAGCCCTTTCTGTTTCACGCCTCGATTCTGGAAAACGTGTCCTACGCCAGCCCGGAGGCAAGCCGCGAAGAGATCGTCGCGGCGGTCACGGCGGCTGGCCTGCACGAGTATGTGACCACGTTGCCTGACGGCTACGAGACCACTGTGGGCGAACGGGGTGCGCGCCTGTCGGCCGGCCAGCGTCAGCGCATTGCCCTGGCCCGCGCCCTGCTCAAAAAGCCCCGGATTCTGGTGCTG
This window contains:
- a CDS encoding ATP-binding cassette domain-containing protein; this encodes IRLYEPQAGTICLDGRDVRELDLVWLRQHVVVIGHEPFLFHASILENVSYASPEASREEIVAAVTAAGLHEYVTTLPDGYETTVGERGARLSAGQRQRIALARALLKKPRILVLDEALSGLDVESEADLRQTLSAVMQGCTTLVVTHRLSSLHADDAVVVL